The DNA sequence CATAGACGTGGAGGGCGTGAGGAGAGGGAAGGGCGGGGGTGGGCCGGGCCGCGGGGGCGGCAAGGGCGAGGTGCGCGGCCGGGCAGCTCCCCCACGGCGCCAGGCCCCCGGGGCCGCCCGCCGCAAGGTCGTACTCATCGACCCGGGACACGGCGGCAAGGACCCCGGCGCCATAGGAAGGCGCGGGCTCAAGGAAAAGGACGTGGTGCTCAGGCTTGCAAAGCTCGTGGCCGCCGAACTCCGGACGAGAAAGGACCTGCGCGTAATCCTCACGCGCTCGTCCGACGTCTTCATCCCCCTCGAGGAGAGGGCGGGCATGGCCATAAAGCACGACGCCGACCTCTTCGTCTCCATCCACGCAAACGCCAGTCCGAGACGGCGAGCCTCGGGCGTAGAGACCTACTTTCCGAGCAAGACGAGCGACCGCAAGGCCCTGGAGATCGCCGCCCGCGAGAACAACACGACCGTCAAGGAGATGAGCGACCTCCAGTACATCCTCTTCGACCTCCAGATGACGGCGAGCCGGGACCTCTCCATTCGGATGGCCTCCTTCGTCCAGGACTCGGTGATAAGGAACCTCGCCTCGCGCTACAAGGGGATCAAGGGCAACGGCGTCAAGGGCGCGCCCTTCTACGTCCTCGCCCACACGCCCATGCCGAGCATACTCGTCGAGGTCTCGTACATCAGCAACCCCGTCGAGGAAAAGCGCCTGGCCAGCCGAAACTACCTTGAACGGCTCGCCAGGGGCATAGCTGCCGGCGTGCTGCGCTATATCGATGAAGCCGACGATGTTTGACCACAGGACCCTCATGGAGTCCTTCACAGAGACGGCCGACCGCGCCGCCCTCTTCAAGCGGCATCTGCGCCGGGGACTGGACCGCCTCCACGACAGCCACGGCCGCGGAGCATCGGGCAGGGAGGTGACGGCAGCGTGGACGGCCCTCGTCGACGAGCTCCTTCGCGCGCTCCTGCGCTCGCTGCTCGAGGAAAACCCCGTGAGCGACGAGCCGGCTCTCGTGGCCCTCGGCGGCTACGGCCGCGCCGAGCTCAACGTCCGCTCCGACGTGGACCTCATGCTCCTCTACAGAAAGCGTCTCACCCCGGAGCTCGAGGCGCTCAACGAGAAGATGCTCTACGTCCTCTGGGACACGGGCCTGGACATGGGCTTCAGCATCCGCTCCGTAGACGAGTGCCTGTCCCTTGCCAGAACCGACCTCAAGACCCTGACCTCGCTCTTCGACCAGCGCCTCATAACGGGCGACAACACGCTCTACGACCACTTCTACAAGGCCGTAAAGGCCCGTCTCTTCAAGAGGGGCGGCATAGACTCCTTCATCAACGAAAAACTCGAGGAACAGGCCCGCCGCCACGAAAAATACGGCGGCTCGGTCTACATCCTCGAGCCCAACGTGAAGGAAGGGGAGGGGGGGCTGCGCGACTTCCACACGGCCTGCTGGATAGCCAAGGCCAGGGGAGGGGACCCGCTGGTCGAGCCCGCCGCCCTCGGACTTCTGAGCGAGAGCGAGCTTCGACGCATACGCGACGCCGTGGACTTCCTCTTCTGGGTGCGCAACGACCTCCACTTCGACACGGGCCGCAAGACCGACCAGCTCACCTTCGACCACCAGGAGCGCATAGCGCGGCTGCTCGGCTTCAGGGACAAACCCCACTGCCTCGCCGTCGAGGCCTTCATGGAGCAGTACTACAGACACGCCATGACGGTAAGCCACATCTCCGGGCTCGTCATCTCGCGGACCATCCACGCTCAGAAGAGCAGGTCCTTCTGGAGAGAACGGCGTCCAAGACCCATCGACGACGACTTCTCCATCGGCGACGGCAAGCTCTTCATCAGGGAGAGGGCCGTGGCCGAAAGACCGGCCGTCATGATACGGGCCTTCCGCCGCATGCAGGAGCACGGCGTCGGCCTCTCCCAGCCGGCAAGGGAAGTGATCCTCATGAACCTGCGGCGCATGGAGTCGGCGAGGGAAGAGCCCGAGGCGGCGGCCGACTTCCTCGACATACTGCGGGGACCGCGGGTCTTCGACACGCTGCGGGAGATGCACAACCTCCGGCTGCTCGACAAGCTCATCCCCGAGTTCGGCGAAATCCACTGCAAGGTCCAGCACGACCGCTACCACATCTACACCGTGGACATCCATACCCTCTTCGCCGTGCGCGAGCTCGAACGGCTCTCTACGGACGAGTACGCCTCGCGCTTTCCGCTCCTCGCCCGCCTCTACGGCGAGGTGACCGACCGGGCCGTCGTCTTCCTCGGCGTCCTCCTCCACGACATCGCCAAGGCCGGAGGCAGGGGCCACGCCGAGCGGGGCGCCGAGATGACCGTAGAGATCTGCCGCAGGCTCCGCCTGCCGAAAGAGGCGGCCCGCCACGTGAAGTTCCTCGTGGGAAACCACCTCATACTGGCCGATACGGCCCAGTACCGCGACCTCCACGACGACAAGCTCATCCTCGACTTCGCCCGAAAGGTGGGCAGCCCCGAAAGACTCGACCTCCTCTACCTGCTCACCTTCGCCGACGTGCGGGCCGTGGGCCCCGACGTGTGGAACCGCTGGAAAGGGGCGCTCTTCCAGGAACTCTACTTCAAGGCCAGGGCCGTCATCGAACGCGGCACCTTCGAGATCGAGGACGCTCAGGAGAGGCTCGACGCCCGCAAGAGCGAGATACGCGCCCTCGCCACGGCCGTGGACCCCGCCTACGTGGAAGAGTATTTCGGACTCCTCCCGAAACGCTACTTCCTGGCGACCCCGCCCGAGGCCGTGGCCGCCCACATGGAGCTTGCAAGGAGCCTCGGCGGACGCCCCCTCGTCATGAAGGTCCGGCAGGTGAAGGAGCGGGCCTACACGGAACTCACCATCTGCACCTACGACACCCACGGCCTCTTCGCCAAGATGGCCGGCGTGCTCGCCGCCAACTCGGTCAACATCCTCGGCGCACAGATAAACACCCTGCGAAACGGCGTGGTCATCGACGTCCTCCAGGTCAAGAGCAGCTACGA is a window from the Deltaproteobacteria bacterium genome containing:
- a CDS encoding N-acetylmuramoyl-L-alanine amidase codes for the protein MTHLLQAASRRAALFLASLSFTAAVSFAGTAGAAVKVEEIRHWSNPSHTRVVIGLDAEASFKDHLLKKDPSINKPRRLYVDIRPAVLGGGLPRSIDINDGLLLRVRSGQNTKTTVRVVLDIESIESYRVYALKNPYRIVIDVEGVRRGKGGGGPGRGGGKGEVRGRAAPPRRQAPGAARRKVVLIDPGHGGKDPGAIGRRGLKEKDVVLRLAKLVAAELRTRKDLRVILTRSSDVFIPLEERAGMAIKHDADLFVSIHANASPRRRASGVETYFPSKTSDRKALEIAARENNTTVKEMSDLQYILFDLQMTASRDLSIRMASFVQDSVIRNLASRYKGIKGNGVKGAPFYVLAHTPMPSILVEVSYISNPVEEKRLASRNYLERLARGIAAGVLRYIDEADDV
- the glnD gene encoding [protein-PII] uridylyltransferase: MKPTMFDHRTLMESFTETADRAALFKRHLRRGLDRLHDSHGRGASGREVTAAWTALVDELLRALLRSLLEENPVSDEPALVALGGYGRAELNVRSDVDLMLLYRKRLTPELEALNEKMLYVLWDTGLDMGFSIRSVDECLSLARTDLKTLTSLFDQRLITGDNTLYDHFYKAVKARLFKRGGIDSFINEKLEEQARRHEKYGGSVYILEPNVKEGEGGLRDFHTACWIAKARGGDPLVEPAALGLLSESELRRIRDAVDFLFWVRNDLHFDTGRKTDQLTFDHQERIARLLGFRDKPHCLAVEAFMEQYYRHAMTVSHISGLVISRTIHAQKSRSFWRERRPRPIDDDFSIGDGKLFIRERAVAERPAVMIRAFRRMQEHGVGLSQPAREVILMNLRRMESAREEPEAAADFLDILRGPRVFDTLREMHNLRLLDKLIPEFGEIHCKVQHDRYHIYTVDIHTLFAVRELERLSTDEYASRFPLLARLYGEVTDRAVVFLGVLLHDIAKAGGRGHAERGAEMTVEICRRLRLPKEAARHVKFLVGNHLILADTAQYRDLHDDKLILDFARKVGSPERLDLLYLLTFADVRAVGPDVWNRWKGALFQELYFKARAVIERGTFEIEDAQERLDARKSEIRALATAVDPAYVEEYFGLLPKRYFLATPPEAVAAHMELARSLGGRPLVMKVRQVKERAYTELTICTYDTHGLFAKMAGVLAANSVNILGAQINTLRNGVVIDVLQVKSSYDTLIEDAARLERIERELTEVITGRARVEELLARRKPSILDLRTKPRVPTRVLIDNDVSDVYTVIDIRTQDRLGLLHDITSLLTTLGLFIHVAKITTSGDEAADIFYVKDIFGQKIYFKERLEKIKTALCDVIERRADGEETSAVAG